TTTGCCAGCTAGACTGGTGGTCTTCCTGGTTGGGAGGGGGCAATGAGCTTTTCTGTGCCTTTAAGTTAGCATGCTAAGAAGCAAACTTAGCAGGAAATGTTAATACAAAGGGTACAAAATTGAATTGCTTTCTCCAATAAAAAAGGATACAACAAATCTCAGCTTTTGTGACAATGTGCCTTTTAGAGGAAAGTCATCTATATAGAATGGTCTCCACAAAAAATGGTGTCTTTCTGGAGATTTACATTGGAGAGACTGAATGCTGACTGGGCCAGACTGTCTGAGGTAACTACGCTGAAATACAAGAGTGTCTGAGAGACATGGTAGAACTGTGAGGGGCCTCCACATGTATCTCCACCCTTACGAAGTTCTTCACAGCAAGTTTGGGCTGAAAAGGATTTGCTCCACCCATTCATTCCCTTTACATGCACTTCCTTCCACTTATTAAGAACAGAAACTActcacagaaaacactgaaagaaaaacaagtttcaaAAATTTGACTGTGACCAAATAATCCATCTGGAGTAAATCCTTAGGCTGCTGAGTTTAGTGACTATTACTACCGCACAAGGTGCTTGGGGCAGGAACCAGCCTATAACATGTACTGCTTCCAGTCTGCCCCTATGTAAAGAAGTGGGGACAAGGACTCAGCTGCAGCACTACACCCCACCTTACTGCAGATGCCCTCACCACCACTTTGGAACTTACAAGAAGGTTTACAAAGTAGTCCAAAAGCATTATTTACAACTACTAGCATAGGAAACTATTTGTAAATGTCCTTCACCTTCCTTGCATCTGATTTCATACTCACTTACTGTACTCTAGTGTGATACTCTGTGCCCTCCACCAGGGCTTGAGCGCCCTACTTGGTATCCACTTTGGAGAGTCTgagaaagtgtgtgtgtatatatatatatgcgcaCGTATACACTCCCTCTTGAAACCAATCAAGACTGCTTTTGCACACAGACGATGACAGAGATTTAAAGTCCTGCTATGCCATGCTCTCACTGAGAACTAGTCAAGTAAAAAACATGAACACTTATATAAATTATCAAGATCTTATAGTCTTTATTGAGACAAGTTTCCACAAAAGATAGGGAAAATTTTCCTTGAGTAGGGATTGCAGGAATCGAGCCAAAGTTACAAGGATTACATATCAAATGGTatgctattttctctttttcttttttgctttatgcCCGTCTTGCTATAGCTATGACTGAATATGTTAATCAAAATCCTATAGAACTGTactcgtgtgtgtgtgtgtttactTTTCATTTACATAATCATGTTACAAAAGGAGCATTTCTCCTTTGTGCTAGATGTCTTACGATGTAATTTAAAGTTGCAGTTACTGAAATATCCTATTCTAGCAGCCCCACCGCTGTTGATTCTATTGCCCAGTCATTACCATAAATTATTGTACAGGAGCTAAATATACATTTCCAGTCTTCAGGATGTCCAAACAGTCCTGCAGTCAGAGAAATCAAATGTTCCCTGTGGTGTGCCCTAATAATCTGTATTGAGTGTTTTGGATCAAATAGGAGAAATTTTCAAAGCTTAAGGGCCTTCAGAGAGAATTCAGGAAACACGTAATTGCAGAGTGCCTTAATTTCAAAAATAGGATTTGTGTGTCTGTAACACAGGAAATGCTTATGGAAATGAGCAAGCACGTACACTGATATATGTCTCCATAATCAGTGCAAAGCTACAAATAAGTTTGactaataaatatgtattttaaagaattacaaACTTGATTAAGCATAAAATCAAATGCTCAACTGGTAATGGGTGGGATGGAATGGAGCAGCTGAGATGGCATGCATCTTccaaaaaatccaaaatcaAGAATAAAGCAGATCATCTGAGTCACTTCTGAGGGGCCAAGAGGACATGAAATACTGATCAGCTCACAAAAAACCATTTACCTCTGGGCCTCTGCTTCTTCTGTTACTTCTGTTTTGAGAAGACGAGCACGTATCACCTGTCTGTAGCCTATGAATGTTTTCTAGGCATTTGTTATCTCTGTTCACTGCTGAATTTCACCCATCAGCACTCAGGGTATGCACAACCAACGTCCTGCTTAAACTCAACACAAAGCGGGTCACAGACCGGCGGTGGGCCAGTTCCATGGGAGGTAGTTTCACTGCGGGACAACAGTAGTAGTTTAACCAACTCATAAACAGGGGTGAAAACCTTGTTGTATCCTCCAACCTGCTGCCTAGTTGTCAACTATCTGTGCCACCCTCTTAAACTATCTCAGGGACCTGGTCCACCACAATTATTACAGTGCaaaactttctgtttttcacaagTTCTTCAACGTGCATAAGGATGTTCGCATGCCTGAGTTTGATGgttacagaatgaaaataaaaagggcttAGGAAATGCTGTAGTTAATGGTGGCATGAGAATTGTATCTACACTGCATACATACACTGGCAAAAATTAGGCAAGCTGATAGATTATAACCATGCAGGATATACAATGCATATACAGTAACCTTCTTCACTGCAAATATAACCTAAACAGATGTATTTCTGgctgttctttctttcccctccaaCATACTTGTTTTTCAGAGTTTGCCTTTGCATtcctaaaactgaaaatttaacaTTCCAtggaaataagagaaagaatGAACAGGAGGTATGTtactgggttttggttttttgcatcATAAGTGGTAATTTACATTCTTCAACCATAAACTTTGtgagtttatttaaaatgtgagtACAACAAGGTCACATATAGGTAGCATAATAACTGAAAATCAGATTAATCATTTAATACTTGGGATTTTTAATTCCACATTACAGCAGAGCTTGTCTTAGCCAACCAATGAAGGGAcgaaaaaaatatacatcttTAGCTAGACAGCTCTTTAACAAAGGTGATGTAGACTTTTCTTGAATTAGTATTGGGATAATTTTGAATCATCTCTGGAGACAGTAATTTGCCTAATATTTGAGAAGTTTTGTTGCAGCTAATGCAGAGTTTGTTGAAGATTATATCAGATGAATTCTGGTTTTATATCTCTTGTGCTTATTAAATACAAAGCATAGAACAAAAACTGTGATGCAAAGAATAAGTCTCTCACTGGGCTGCATCAGTGTCTAAAGTGTCTAAAGACATTGTTCTTTCAATGCATCAGGTACATAAAATCACTAAGTACTGAAAAGGGCAGTAATTGTTTTGCTGTCTTATTTGTTATTTCTTGAAACATGTGGACAactgcaattattttatttcaaatggcTGAAGATTGTTGTTAgttatttcctttttagacTATTAAAAAATCTAACATTTACTGTGGCACTCCTTTGATCATCATATACTTATGTAATTACACAGTTCAGCTGAACAAAAACTCTTCACTATTTATAATGGATAATCTTTAAAATTCACCCTTCTTTTTCCATGCTGGCTAGTTGAAGACTTTATCCATTTACATGGACAgcttcttcatatttttttctaaatataaagcATGAGCTATTTTCAGGCCACTCAAGGAGAGTCATGGTGTGTAATATCAAACTCTTTGATTTGTTACTGTCATATGCATTGCAAAATGTCATCTTGTCCTGTCGTTAATGATCATGGCTAGAGAATGCTTATGATCATTACTGATTTAGATCACTGATTTCTTCCACTCAAAATCACTTCATTAAACTAAAGTGAAGAACATATACTGACTTACAGTTTTGAAGAACACTCTCTCAGACTaagccttctcttttctctgaaaagttaGTTGGATTAGTAGCGTGCACTTATACAGCTCTCAATGAATATAAACTCGAAGGAAGTTGTCTATGTGGTATGCAGAATTGTACAGTCAACTCTCGGTTGTCTGTGGGTGTGTAACCCAGGTTGCAGATTAGCAGCGCTATgctaaaacaaagcagaaaaaaaggaaaaacacccaccatttttctttgaaattctgATCTCACTTTTTACTTCAACTTAACTTCATTCCTCGATAAATATAATAAACACAGAAGTTCTTATCTAATGTGCAAATGCTTTGTATTACCTATGTTTTAGCTTTACATAGGTTAGTCTACTCCATTGCTATTTTCAACAATTGAGAGCTGACCGCGTAACTATGAAAGAGCCCAGTAACCCACAGTTTCATTCGACATTTGCTAAAAACCAATTGTTTGTCAAAATACCTCTCTAATTCACCTCAAAAATCATCAGAGttcgtttttattttttaaacccatGAGTAATAACAGCTTGATGCAATACTGGACTCCTATTATTATAAGTAAAATGTTCACATGCTTGAAAGGCAAAACGAAGGCAATACAAGTGAACAAACTCAATGCGCTTAAAAGGAGACAGATACAGTGGACTCCTTTGCCCACAAGGGCTAGAAACTGACAGAAAGTCATTTGTAATAATATTTTGTAGCTGCACCAAAACCATCATTAATTAGCCAATGAGTTAGCATTACTTGGCTAACTGTACGTTTTATTCATTTAGAGGGTCATTAGCACcgaatatgcttttaaaaagtcatatgCTCTTGGGCAAAGCAACAGTAACAGTGATTCTCTTACGACGGAGTTGGGAGAGGGGAAGTTGTTTCCTGCTGCCCCCTCTCCATTCCCATTTTTCTCTGCGTAACCTAGAGAGAATCTATTTCATGACCAAAGCCAAAAGACAGAGATTGCCAGTGTGCTAGCCAAGCATCATGGAATGACGACTCCATCAACTACAAACGCAGCTGGAAGGAACTGGAGGGCTTTCTCTGCCTTCAGGAAGGGAACCCAGACACTGACAAACCTTGGGAAGCTGTTGCAGGAGCTTATCTactggggaggagggatggcTGAAACACTTCTTAAGGAGCAGGAGAAATATAAGGCTCAGTATATGAAACATTTAATCTTGAAGAAGGATTGATGGAGAGGCTGCCAAAGGGCCAGCAGGGAAACGGAGGGCAGGAAAGCAACAGGGGCAGACAGCCTTTTCTCCAGGGAATCTGTTCTCACTCTTTTTCTGCCAccaggaaaattaaaactaCTAACCTCACATTACCCATGAGCACTAAAGAACAATGCAGATATAAAATAGTGTGATATTCTTTGCTATTCTGAAAAGAGTAACCTACCTGCCCTGTATTCTAGCTTTGGCAACAGCTTAACTCCCATactaaaatgaaagcaaaaggcTTTTCATACTGTGACACAACATGTAGTGAATTGGAATAAACCTTCTTGCTCCTTTGAATTTATACCCTAATACATTAGGTTTGATATGCTGACTAGGATCAAAATGACGCCGATGACAAAAACTGCAAGCACTGCTTTAATTCATGTATACATATAATTCTTGTAGGAATCGCTCTAAACTACTTGACATCCTGTGCCAGTGAGTTTCACTGCGTAATAACTTTgcataaaacattatttcataGGTTGCCTTTTAATGTCACTGCACATCCCCTTGTACTTTTAAtactggagaaaataaaaggaaatactttggTCACAAGACTTCTTACTGGAACAATTATAaaaattccctttaaaaaaagtaccTCTCCTCTGTCAGGCAGTAATACAGTTGCATGTTTTTCAGTTAGCCAAACGAATtatatcaaaagaaaaacatttagcaaaatatttgctttcagacTTGTTtactgtttattattttaatttacatcaGTTACTGCTTGCAAAACTTccagggaaataattttaaattgttggtttttgttttgttttcttttcccactgcaTAGTAAATACAGCCTTCTTAGTATTTCAGAAGCATAGTACTATAGAAATGTTAGGGCCTGCTTCTGCTCCAAATGAAGTTAATGGGAAAACACCAACTGACTTTATTAGGAGTTAGTCAGGCCCCAAATTTGCAGCTTTTGAGATTTCATAGTTGAAAATTTTCTGGCTAATCTTCAGAACCGACTACTTCTACAACTATAACACTATTTACAACTTTATTTATATGTACTTCTTTATTACAATATGTAATATCAATGTTCCTTGTAAAGGTTACTATTTAATAGAAATTAGACTGAAGTTATTGCCAATCAACCTTTTAATAAACTTAAGTGGGATaactttcagaatttttctcaGCATACGATTCCGTTTTTATTCACTCTTGCTATCTTTGACAATTGCTTAACTACCTTAATTTCAAAGCCTTTTTCAGTGTAATAAAAAAGTCCTTTTGGTAGAATTTTATTGGTCCCGTTTCAAATTACCTTCTGAAACATTCTTGTACTGATGAGGACTCATTATTTTagcaatttttctgtttcaacacAGTATATAAAGCCATGCCTCTCAACCAATCAACCTCAGTATAAAAGTGTAAGTGAGGTCAAACAGATTGCTCACTAAATCTTTGATCAAGTTGTCTGATCACATATAGACACAACTCTCTGAATTGTTGCATATGTTGTATAATGTTATCATACAAATTTAAGCATTTCCATTATTGACTGCTGcttgtgtatgtatatattaacTTGCTGGTCATAAAACTACAACAAAGGACAAGATATACCAATACTGAATTGAGACCTCTAGTCTTGTCTCtccaaaaattaagaaaaaatccaTGTTCTTTATGATTGACCAACTCATGATGTTGTGCTTCAAATAtacacatttttgaaaattaaactgtGAAGTTAATGTCAAATACTGTGTTGTAACTTTAAATATAACTGACATATTAGAACAGATAGATGGGTAATTATGATAAACTACACAATAGTGCTACTGTAGATAATATCATTTATCAATCCTGTGGTCCCCATCATTCATGCATTTACAGTTTGGGAATACAGTGACTGCAAAGGATAATAATTCATAATGGCTACATTCTCAGTACTTCATGCTAGCTcactaaacaaaataaaaaaggttaatTGTAtaactggaaaaatgtaaaattttattcCAAGAAAATTAACAAGCTACACAGGTAAATTTTGGCAAATGCAACTTTATATTGAAATCCACACATCTGTATCTTAAAGAAGGAAAGACTCACAGACTCtaatgtatttctaaaatactaAGAAATCATATTATATGCTTTCACAAGTTaaaacttaaataatttaaaacaaccAATACACCAAAATGTgcagaaaatataaacaagaCTGTGCCTTCAGTAGAATAAATGCTTCACAAATTGTGCAAGATATCATACTAAGGCTGCGGTCTCCCCATGACAGCTgtcttaaaatataaacatacatCAACTGCCTGTGTTTCTCAGAACAAACTAGAAAGGGCGGCACAcctagaaaaaaatcatatcatCCCAGTGATGTGCATACTGATTTTGGGAACCATTggagtaaaaaggaaaaaagaggactAAGTGATCTTTCATGCACTCCCAAATGACTGACCAGAGTTATTGGTTCAATTTTCCTTGCTTATTTGCTTCAATGCTAAACAAAATGGAAGATACTAGATAACCCTTTAAGGCAACATGTGTTTATTCTGTAGAATTATAACTGTTCAATTCGACTGGATATTATCATTAACGTTGCCTAACAGACTGATatctagctttttaaaaaatataaataaaagtctATTAAACTTTATACCAAATCAGCAAAAACCACAGAATACAGTTAAATGTTAGTAATTTCACTGTTAAGGAAAATGGTATTTAGAAAGAgtaatatatttggaaaaaaaaagtaaagtctaaatctgaacaaaaatactgctttggAATGCTCCCCAAAACTTACTCACAAGGCAAACAGATTTGTAAGTGTGATAATCGAATAATGCATGGCACATCTTTAATCAGTTACAGTACTTGAGTCCCCAGTTTTCAGTCTTTGCAAAACAATAATCgtatgaaatgttttaaaggTCTTCAGATGTCTAAAATTAGTTTTATCAACACATTAACCTCATATCAACTTAATTTATTAAGATGTCCAATGCTAATCTTTTTGATGGTCTTATTTTATGTAGTGATATACACAGCATTTAGCACTGATACTTAGCACCTGCTACTTTCATAATCTAGATTTCAACCACATAAAGGAATTCAGGGCAGTAGTTCAGTCCTTTGTTCTTAATTACAAACCTTCAGCAGTGGTCAGCAGGAACATGTTTAGGTTTAAAATAGGATTAGAGGTGAGCTATTGCAAAGACTGCAGAATGTTGCCCAAATCCTTACAACTGCTGACATCCCATTCTTGATTTTCTTCTCAAGACATGGCTACAGGCCACAATTGCTTAGCAGAGAATGGTAGTGTTTCACAAGGCTAAAGATTTACAGATGCTCCCTCATATAACACAGTAAGGTTCCCTTGGTAACCTGGATTTTCTGCAGTAAAGAAGGGTTGTGCTGAAACAGCGCCTCAGCTCCCTGTTGGAGAAAATGCAGACAAAAGGATTGATTCCAGCTTGGGCAAAACTCATCCAGACAGCGGCCGTTAGAAATCCCCCTGGTACTACAGGCCCTCTTGCAAAAACTCTCCAGTAACAGGCTACCAAATAGGGACCCCACAAGGTCAGAAAGAGGAATGTCATGATGTAGAACATTCTGCTGATTCTCTTCTCCATTTTGAACTCATCTAAAACGAGTAGCCTTCTCCTGCCTGTGGTGTTCGCGTTTTGCCTGATTCCCAGCAAGGTTGGAGGTGTGGGACCCCTTCCAAATCCAGCCAGCCAATTAGCAGCTGCTTGACCACTCGCTCCAGGACCATGAAAAGTCCAGTTCTGGCTCACTGCTGCAACAAACTGGACTGGCTTCATTTTCCTGCGATCGTGAACGAAAAATATCAGCTTGAGGTAGACAAGCTGTGTGGCTAGGAGGATAAGGGCAAGGAGAAGCATAAATCCCAAGGAATCATTAGCCCTGAAGGAACGATGCTGGAAAGTGCATTGGTCTTCCTCCCTAATAAACGAGTAGGTGCCCACATCTAAAACTGGGGGGAAAGCCATGGCTACAGAGAGGGTCCACACCATACAGATCACGGCCAAACAAGTCCAGAAGGTCAGCCTTTTCGTATAAAAACGGTGGTGGGCAATAGCTAAGTATCTGGTGACGCTTATGCAGAACAACATGAAAGCAGTGTGAAAGCAggacaaaacccccaaaaaggCAATCACTTTGCAAGTAAGAGTCCCATATGTCCAAGTAGAGCCATTTTTTACAGAGgtgaaaacaaatggaaaacaaattgcAGATCTGAGGATATCTGAGCAGCAAAGATCCAACAGGAAGTAGTAAGGAGCTCTATGCAAGGTCTTATCTTTGACTAGCAAAATGGAGATCAGAAGGTTACCCACCACACTGACTCCTATTATGAAACCCAGTGAAGTCagtttcagaaaagctgttaaAGGAGAGagattttgtaaaatgttgTCAGCTGCATGGCTGTAGTTCGCCATAGATGGATGGATGATATGTATATTGCCTCAGTCAAGTCTCATGATCTATATAtaagaacaaggaaaaaatagatCCATACATCTTACTGAAAATGTAATCCACAAACAGAACTGATCTTGTGTCTAGTCATACAGTACATCCTCTTCTTTCTGATTTGTCATGCCatcaaaatatctgaaaaaaaatcgAGCTATCAGTTCTTAAGTTAACAAGAAATGATGTCAGAAAGTGCTAACAAAGATGTTAATTTATGGAGAACCAAATGAAGTTGTAAATTTGAGTACTAttgtttgtttataaaaatcatgaggcttttttaaaatatacttactGTTTAGCATGATTGATTATTGGCATTTCACAGATTTGGCTTGTTACAGTTTCAGAACTGACCGGTGCCCCTTATATTTGGTAGCATATATAATTTTACAGTTAAAGCCTCAGAGATTTTATGAATCAAAAGATTCACAGTTTGCAAGCCCAAGAGTTAATCACtgacatctttttaaaaaaatccccaaagacTGCTGATATTTTGACATTACCTACATTTATTTTATGGCTACAGTATTTGTCAATGTTTTagaggcagctgctgtgttGATACGGATCACACCCAAAGAAACCCTGCAGAATTTATGTTTTTTAACCCAAGTCACCAAAGCACATTAATCACACTGTGTTAGTTCATGCACATTGTAAGAGAAACAGTATTCATTatccccctcccttccttccatAAACCATAATTTTATCATTTAGGCATTCAAATAAACAGGTATGCCAGACAGTCGACAGCACTATGCTTTAGggtctctcctccttcccccccccccctttttaatgcaaatctTTAAAGCCTCAACATAATTCATAATAAGAAACGGTCAGTGTAAATACTGAGCGAAAACAGGCAACACACCCAAGATATAATGCCCATCCTTTTGGGAGGGCTGGTTTTGGTTATGCTTAAATAAACGTACgataaattgatttaattttttttttttagctaattAGGGCTCTGCGATTCCCACTAATCCTCCCAGTGAATCGTACCGGAACACATTTCatgcaataaaagaaaataaattaaagaactgtctgctgctgatgggttttttttgttgttttttttttttctccctccagagCCAGGGACAGGAGCCACAGCAGGCATGATCAGGCTCCTTCGTTATTCACACGAAGTGTTTCCTATGCCACCTCGGGTGTATAAAGGATATTCCCACTGAATCCCAGCAAAATCCTTCCATTCTTACCGTCCACAAAAGAGCCTGATTGCTGCTGTGTAAACAGAGGCTGATCAGATCATGGCATCGTTTTAAAACCATGAAATCaggctccccctcccccctcccgccAGCCCCGCCGCTTCCCCTCCTCTGTGGAGCTGTCCCCGCCGCGCGCCGGCCCTACCGCCGCACACGCACACTCACACACGCACACTCACACCCGCACACACTGCCACACGCACACTCACACCGACACACTCACGAAGACACCCGCTCCCCCCCACGCACGGCCATGCAGGGCTGGACTGCGCCGCGCTGCAAGGGAGCCCGGGTGCCGCTGCCTGGCAGCCGCATCTGCCGGAGCCATGCGAGAGCCCCCCGTGGCGGGGAGCTCGGGAGAGCGGAAGAGGCATTGTCTGGGAACACTTCCATCATGCCGCTTCTTCAGAAATCACCCCCCCAGACCTGCTGCCTAAGGCGGGGAGCCCTCCCCACACGCACCCGCGGCTCCGGCAGCCCCCGGCACCCCCAgactcccccagcccctctcctcctACCTGTTGGTGCCGGCGATCCCCACATGCCAGAGCTGCTCCTTCCCGCCGACCGAGGGCTGCTTTATCCTGGCGGTCTCTTTtagaaccttttttttattattattttcctctgccgtttttcattctttctcgcgatcctttcctttttctttatttcccccccccccttttttttttttttttttttgcttcgGTACCTCGACTGAGAACCCAGTCAGCGGCTCGGCCGGCGCATGCTCACTGCGCCTCCTCCCTGCGCGCCGAGCCCCGTCCTCCCCTGTCGCAGCGGCACGATCGCTCCCAGTAACGCGGCGGCGGCGACGGCCGCTTCAATGAGGGCACGGCCGGCAGCCTCagtggcggcggcggctgctgctgctgtctcgGTGAGGGCGGGCAGCCTCCGCGGCGACAGCAGTCTCCTCAGTGGAGGGTAGGCAGCCTCAGCGGCAGCAGCCCCCTCAGTGAGGGGCaggcagcctcagcagcagcagtagcagcagcagcagcagcgtcCTCAGTGAGGGGAAGGCAGCCTCCGGGCAGCACGTTCCCATTGCGATGCATAGCCGAGCTGGGTTTATTGGCGAGCCTGGGCAAGCAAGCTTgaggaaagggagggggaggaattAGGTCCTGCGCTACTTGTTTATGCCTTTGAACTCCCCCGCCCGCCCCTTTCGCTTAAAATGGGGGGCTCGGAAGCGGCAGCCGAGGTGCACGTCGCAGGCTGTCAGGAGACGGACCGGGCGGTTTCTTCAGGTGCCGCTGCTCGGATCCTCCCGCTCGTggctcctctcctttcctcccgATTCCCACCCGGCGAATTCCTCCGTCCTCACCCCCGAGCCAGCGAGGGCTCCCCAAGGAGTACCGTGGTTCGGGGAGGGGTTGTTTGCCGGGGGGAGCCGTGAGGGCAGCGCGCCTTCCCCTGGGCTCCTCCGCTTTCCCCCGCGCAGCCGGTACAGCGGCTTCGCAGCCCTCAGCCCAAACCCGGCGCAGAACTGCCAGCGCGCTGCATGGCGGCGGCGATGAATTTTAATGTCAGCCCGTTCCGTCGGCAGCAGGGCCAGTGTTTCCCCTCAGCGCCCGGGGTgagagcggcggcggcggcggtggcagCCGCCGCGGAGCAGCGCCCCAGCCGTTCAGCGC
The Phalacrocorax aristotelis chromosome 1, bGulAri2.1, whole genome shotgun sequence DNA segment above includes these coding regions:
- the GPR85 gene encoding putative G-protein coupled receptor 85: MANYSHAADNILQNLSPLTAFLKLTSLGFIIGVSVVGNLLISILLVKDKTLHRAPYYFLLDLCCSDILRSAICFPFVFTSVKNGSTWTYGTLTCKVIAFLGVLSCFHTAFMLFCISVTRYLAIAHHRFYTKRLTFWTCLAVICMVWTLSVAMAFPPVLDVGTYSFIREEDQCTFQHRSFRANDSLGFMLLLALILLATQLVYLKLIFFVHDRRKMKPVQFVAAVSQNWTFHGPGASGQAAANWLAGFGRGPTPPTLLGIRQNANTTGRRRLLVLDEFKMEKRISRMFYIMTFLFLTLWGPYLVACYWRVFARGPVVPGGFLTAAVWMSFAQAGINPFVCIFSNRELRRCFSTTLLYCRKSRLPREPYCVI